One genomic segment of uncultured Desulfobacter sp. includes these proteins:
- a CDS encoding RRXRR domain-containing protein produces MPTNPANARILLKQGKAKVIRRTPFAVQLLYETTEHIQPVTVGIDDGGIHVGIAAVSHGQSLFQQEVVLRSDIKSKLDTRRQYRRSRRYRKTRYRKPRFLNRKQSIPACKICGKNAPASKVICRACLRKAEGLHQKYAGIQKKVFRIPPSIKAKKEAIIRVVRQIPLPISKIILEDVYFDFQAMENPDISGKQYQHGDLLYHKNFKQACLVRDKFKCRVCGAESKLQCHHIKPRADGGTDKLSNLMTLCEDCHEKHHKDGLKLPKQKSAFYISAAHVQQGKNYLQAELSRIAPLRTIFGYITAHHRNKAGIEKSHVNDAVIIADKQASPLDQQIQTKHVQSRKRSLHEATARKGRKAPNRTQKRNNKNVFTLKGFKRWDTVQYKGRVGFISGFTGSSSCRIVDIKGNYIKNLKKKYTQVNLREVRKIHENRSIVSYYANSSPTFAIAQEGDSLAES; encoded by the coding sequence ATGCCGACAAATCCGGCAAACGCCAGAATATTGCTCAAACAGGGCAAGGCGAAAGTAATCCGAAGAACGCCGTTTGCCGTTCAACTGCTTTATGAGACCACGGAACACATACAGCCTGTGACGGTCGGCATTGATGATGGCGGAATCCATGTCGGTATTGCCGCGGTATCCCATGGTCAATCATTGTTTCAACAAGAAGTGGTTTTACGTTCGGATATCAAATCAAAACTGGATACCCGGAGGCAATATCGGAGATCGAGAAGGTATCGGAAAACAAGATACCGGAAACCCAGATTTCTCAATAGAAAACAGTCCATTCCGGCATGCAAGATATGTGGGAAGAACGCTCCGGCATCCAAAGTAATCTGCCGAGCCTGTCTGAGAAAAGCAGAGGGCCTTCACCAGAAATATGCCGGCATCCAAAAGAAAGTTTTTAGAATCCCGCCATCAATCAAGGCAAAGAAAGAGGCGATTATCCGGGTTGTGAGACAAATCCCATTGCCGATCTCAAAAATTATTCTGGAAGACGTTTATTTTGATTTTCAGGCAATGGAGAATCCGGACATTTCAGGCAAGCAATATCAGCATGGAGACTTATTGTATCACAAAAATTTCAAGCAGGCGTGTTTGGTTCGTGACAAGTTCAAATGCCGTGTTTGTGGCGCAGAATCAAAATTGCAATGCCATCATATAAAACCAAGAGCCGACGGCGGCACGGACAAGTTGTCGAACCTGATGACGCTATGTGAAGATTGTCATGAAAAGCACCATAAAGACGGTCTGAAACTTCCCAAGCAGAAAAGCGCGTTCTACATTTCAGCCGCGCATGTGCAACAAGGTAAAAACTATCTGCAAGCGGAGCTGTCCCGGATCGCGCCATTACGGACGATATTCGGTTATATCACTGCCCACCATCGAAATAAGGCGGGAATCGAAAAATCCCACGTCAATGATGCTGTTATCATTGCAGATAAACAAGCCAGTCCTCTGGACCAGCAGATACAGACAAAACATGTGCAGTCACGGAAAAGAAGCCTGCATGAAGCAACTGCAAGAAAAGGCAGGAAAGCACCGAATCGAACCCAAAAGCGGAATAATAAGAACGTATTTACCCTGAAAGGTTTTAAACGGTGGGATACGGTGCAGTACAAGGGGAGAGTCGGTTTTATCTCCGGGTTTACCGGCTCTTCATCTTGTCGAATCGTCGATATCAAAGGAAATTATATCAAAAATCTAAAGAAAAAATATACACAGGTAAATTTGCGGGAAGTGAGGAAAATACATGAAAATAGATCAATTGTCAGTTACTATGCCAATTCCTCCCCTACCTTCGCTATCGCTCAGGAAGGGGACTCCTTGGCGGAGAGTTGA
- a CDS encoding PIN domain-containing protein, which produces MFFSKKFKKKCIFFGFKSLGIFNVHAGRMCISSITLAKLLHGVEKSAMVSHNLGKVEDFVSRLEVLSYDDNAAAHYGNIRADLEKKGTPIGVNDLHIAGHARSKSLILVSNNMREFVRVEGVAIGKLESTTPPESKIQKGLVKAQVD; this is translated from the coding sequence GTGTTTTTTTCTAAAAAATTTAAAAAAAAATGTATTTTCTTTGGATTTAAATCATTAGGCATTTTTAACGTCCATGCAGGGCGGATGTGTATTAGTTCAATCACGTTGGCAAAATTATTACATGGTGTAGAAAAAAGCGCTATGGTGTCCCACAACTTAGGCAAAGTTGAAGATTTTGTATCTCGTTTGGAGGTTTTGTCCTATGATGATAATGCTGCTGCCCACTATGGAAATATCAGAGCGGATTTAGAAAAGAAAGGCACCCCTATAGGGGTTAATGATTTGCACATTGCCGGGCATGCCCGAAGCAAATCTTTGATCCTGGTCTCTAACAACATGCGTGAATTTGTGAGAGTTGAGGGGGTTGCGATTGGAAAATTGGAGTCAACCACCCCTCCTGAATCAAAGATTCAGAAGGGGCTTGTAAAAGCCCAGGTTGACTAG
- a CDS encoding ATP-binding protein: MISNIQIQNFRGFYNHSLRFKKSCIIVGKNNAGKSTVVEALRLVSLITNKYRTAVYKKRPTWLEAPSGLIGISPSIKNIGINFDTIFFHYGPSPSIITAEFNDKNRITIYVGDGGKIFAVLRNSQGTIVKTRSQALKLNLTPINIFPQVGPVQKKEMILNSDYVKNSIGSHLSSLHFRNQLYLFPELFEKFREAVEETWPSVTLKELIATGELDEKQLSFQIRNENFVAEVAEMGHGLQVWLQIIWFLTRVSNNSTVILDEPDVYMHADLQRRLIRFLKNKYNQILITTHSTEIMAEVGPEEILVIDKEKPESTYANTFPIVQTLIEQIGSAQNIHMARLWNAKRLILVEGKDIKLLKIFQNNLFPNSNEPFDAIPNMSLGGWGGWNYAIGSSMLLKNSLNQNILTYCIFDSDYHTAEEISTRLDQANDKGIFLHIWSKKEIENYLLIPSVLQRVIENNLAKRTPSPSIDEIEQSLMTILSEMEESVLDAISSELLKQNRGWTAGKSNKEARKLIFDSKAQEESIISIASGKYVIKKFADWSQQEFGVSLNAIAIAKEMTAQEIPNELIDTVTAIEKSAVFKE; encoded by the coding sequence ATGATTTCAAATATTCAAATCCAAAACTTCAGAGGATTTTATAATCATTCTCTTAGATTTAAAAAGAGTTGCATTATTGTTGGTAAAAATAACGCTGGAAAATCAACAGTTGTTGAAGCACTGCGTTTAGTATCCTTAATTACAAATAAATACAGGACAGCAGTTTATAAAAAGCGACCAACTTGGTTAGAAGCGCCTTCAGGGTTAATTGGAATATCACCATCCATTAAAAATATTGGAATAAATTTTGATACTATTTTTTTTCATTATGGTCCATCTCCAAGTATCATAACCGCAGAATTTAATGACAAAAACAGAATCACTATTTATGTAGGAGATGGTGGAAAAATTTTTGCTGTTCTGCGTAACTCTCAAGGTACCATTGTTAAAACACGTAGCCAGGCATTGAAACTCAATTTAACGCCAATTAATATTTTCCCACAAGTAGGCCCGGTACAGAAGAAAGAGATGATTCTTAATTCTGATTATGTAAAAAACAGTATTGGTTCCCATCTTTCCTCACTACACTTTCGTAACCAATTATATTTATTTCCAGAACTGTTTGAAAAATTTAGAGAAGCCGTTGAAGAGACATGGCCAAGTGTCACCTTAAAAGAACTAATCGCTACCGGAGAGTTAGATGAAAAACAACTCTCCTTTCAAATAAGAAATGAAAATTTTGTAGCTGAAGTCGCAGAAATGGGGCATGGATTGCAGGTCTGGTTGCAAATAATTTGGTTTTTGACTAGAGTTTCTAATAATTCTACTGTAATTCTTGATGAACCAGATGTTTACATGCATGCTGACCTGCAAAGACGGCTTATTCGATTTTTGAAAAACAAATATAATCAAATCCTAATAACGACTCATTCAACAGAAATCATGGCTGAAGTTGGGCCTGAAGAGATTTTAGTAATTGATAAAGAAAAGCCAGAATCAACTTATGCAAATACATTTCCAATTGTACAAACCTTGATAGAACAAATTGGAAGTGCTCAAAATATTCATATGGCTCGTTTGTGGAATGCAAAACGTCTGATTTTGGTAGAAGGGAAAGATATCAAACTTCTAAAAATATTCCAAAATAATCTTTTTCCCAATAGTAATGAACCCTTTGATGCTATTCCCAATATGTCTTTGGGAGGTTGGGGAGGTTGGAATTATGCCATAGGTTCATCAATGCTATTGAAGAATTCATTAAATCAAAACATACTTACATATTGTATCTTTGATTCTGACTACCATACTGCTGAAGAAATCTCAACACGATTAGACCAGGCTAACGATAAAGGAATCTTTCTACATATTTGGTCGAAAAAAGAAATAGAGAATTACCTTCTAATTCCATCAGTACTACAACGAGTTATCGAAAATAATCTGGCAAAAAGAACACCTTCACCTTCGATTGATGAAATAGAACAAAGCCTGATGACAATTTTATCCGAAATGGAAGAAAGCGTTTTAGATGCTATTTCAAGCGAATTACTTAAACAAAATAGAGGTTGGACTGCAGGAAAAAGTAACAAAGAAGCTCGCAAATTGATTTTTGACTCTAAAGCTCAGGAAGAAAGTATAATTTCTATAGCTTCTGGGAAATATGTCATTAAAAAATTTGCAGACTGGAGTCAACAGGAGTTCGGAGTTTCACTGAATGCCATAGCAATAGCAAAAGAAATGACAGCTCAAGAAATTCCAAATGAATTAATAGATACTGTTACCGCAATTGAAAAAAGTGCTGTTTTTAAAGAATGA